A single window of Candidatus Rhabdochlamydia oedothoracis DNA harbors:
- a CDS encoding transposase, giving the protein MSKQGLNEEQFKILEPQMEKWVNRNHYGRKLAPWRPVVNTIFWVLRTGAPWKDAPRNKEFSHPSTAHAWLGRMQSAGFLDQFLEELLKLAEQLGCIDAQRLSVDGFFFQRTRRRRAS; this is encoded by the coding sequence ATGAGCAAGCAAGGATTAAATGAAGAACAGTTTAAAATACTCGAACCTCAAATGGAAAAATGGGTAAATCGTAACCATTATGGAAGAAAATTAGCGCCATGGAGACCTGTAGTGAATACTATTTTCTGGGTGCTTCGGACAGGAGCTCCTTGGAAAGATGCACCTAGAAACAAGGAGTTTTCTCATCCCTCAACAGCACACGCATGGCTTGGAAGAATGCAATCTGCTGGATTTTTAGATCAATTTTTAGAAGAGCTGCTTAAGCTTGCCGAACAGCTGGGGTGTATTGATGCCCAGAGACTCTCTGTAGATGGTTTTTTTTTCCAGCGGACGCGGAGGAGGAGAGCAAGTTGA
- a CDS encoding transposase, with amino-acid sequence MVFFSSGRGGGEQVDYGYKGKGVTSHLLVEKSGKPLAITFTSASGDEKKQVIPLLRKVIPFIKKAWNQGKVPILEADKGYDSEQTRIDVLSHEVFPLIARKRNTKGYKIKGICYLEKQRWVVERTISWLKTCFRRLTVRWERKAIYWNGLLMFGLLGYWMNFLSRQVSLKQ; translated from the coding sequence ATGGTTTTTTTTTCCAGCGGACGCGGAGGAGGAGAGCAAGTTGATTATGGCTACAAAGGTAAAGGCGTGACATCGCATTTACTGGTAGAAAAATCAGGAAAGCCTCTTGCAATCACTTTTACATCAGCATCCGGGGATGAGAAAAAACAAGTGATCCCTCTGCTTAGGAAAGTCATTCCCTTCATTAAAAAAGCATGGAATCAGGGAAAAGTACCCATACTTGAAGCAGATAAAGGTTATGACTCAGAGCAAACACGTATCGATGTTCTTTCCCATGAGGTTTTTCCTCTGATAGCTCGGAAAAGAAACACTAAGGGATATAAGATAAAAGGCATTTGCTACCTTGAAAAGCAACGTTGGGTCGTTGAGAGAACGATTTCTTGGTTAAAGACATGCTTCCGTCGTCTTACAGTGCGCTGGGAAAGAAAGGCAATATATTGGAACGGACTATTAATGTTTGGACTACTGGGATATTGGATGAATTTCTTAAGTCGGCAAGTATCTTTAAAACAGTAA
- a CDS encoding ABC transporter ATP-binding protein, translating into MSLIQAEDLSKRFLLKKGYTQAFSDLSFSILPQETLGLIGESGSGKSTLGKCLLRLEEPTSGGVYFENQNLLKFSKKQLFRFRSKAQIILQDPYASLNPKMTAAEAIMEPLQIHCKYIKEANRQLAYEAFIRVGLHASSFNRLPHEFSGGQRQRIAIARALILNPAFIVCDEPISALDISTQAQIITLLKKLQEELHVSYLFIAHNLHMVRHISHRVAVMYLGNFVELAPTEDLYQNPLHPYTQALFATMPGSFFQKAKPTVSPSSSGCPFAARCPYATKICSQEKPIWKEKHSEHFVACHLH; encoded by the coding sequence ATGAGTCTTATACAGGCTGAGGATTTATCCAAGCGATTTCTATTGAAAAAAGGCTATACCCAAGCATTTTCGGATCTTTCTTTTTCTATCTTGCCTCAAGAGACTCTTGGATTAATTGGAGAAAGCGGATCGGGTAAATCCACTTTAGGGAAATGTTTACTGCGTTTAGAAGAGCCCACTTCTGGAGGTGTGTATTTTGAAAACCAAAATCTATTAAAGTTTTCTAAAAAACAACTTTTTCGTTTTCGAAGTAAAGCTCAAATTATCCTACAAGATCCTTATGCTTCTTTAAATCCAAAAATGACGGCAGCTGAAGCTATCATGGAGCCTTTGCAGATTCACTGTAAATACATTAAAGAAGCTAATAGACAGTTAGCTTACGAAGCGTTTATCCGTGTAGGATTACATGCTAGTTCTTTTAATCGCCTCCCTCATGAATTTTCAGGAGGTCAAAGACAAAGAATTGCTATTGCACGAGCTCTGATATTAAATCCTGCTTTTATCGTGTGTGATGAACCTATTTCAGCTTTAGATATATCGACTCAAGCACAAATCATTACCCTCTTAAAAAAATTGCAAGAAGAGCTACATGTCAGCTATCTATTTATTGCTCATAATCTCCATATGGTAAGGCATATTTCTCACAGAGTAGCTGTTATGTATTTAGGAAATTTTGTAGAACTTGCACCTACAGAGGATCTGTATCAAAATCCTCTACATCCCTACACTCAGGCTTTATTTGCTACTATGCCGGGGTCTTTTTTTCAAAAAGCTAAACCTACAGTTAGCCCTTCTTCTTCAGGTTGCCCTTTTGCAGCTCGCTGTCCATATGCTACAAAAATTTGCAGCCAAGAAAAACCTATATGGAAGGAAAAGCATTCAGAGCATTTCGTCGCGTGTCATTTGCACTAG
- a CDS encoding ABC transporter ATP-binding protein encodes MKQPVLTVKNLSVQFFDKNKCIHAVRDVSFTLATNQILAVVGESGCGKTTLAKAIIALLPPEKTAIQGQIYYQDQPLLPYVEKKMQTIRGRRIAMIFQDPMTSLNPTITIGKQLKEGYLHHFPHASMQEAQDQSLKLLEEVGITNPKQCLSSYPHMLSGGMRQRVIIAIALICAPQLLIADEPTTALDLTIQAQILELLKKIQIKREMSILWITHDLSIVSQFCDHVMVMYAGQVIESSNTQKLFSSPLHPYTQRLLQILPQSRLTPFEPIAGFPPDLSTIFPGCSFCARCDQSMRICLSQMPTLKEIKQDQLCACFQYDPRRKS; translated from the coding sequence ATGAAACAACCTGTGCTTACTGTTAAAAACTTAAGTGTCCAATTTTTCGACAAAAATAAGTGTATACATGCAGTTCGCGATGTCTCTTTTACATTAGCTACAAACCAAATCTTAGCGGTTGTAGGAGAATCAGGCTGTGGAAAAACAACATTAGCAAAAGCAATCATCGCTTTACTTCCTCCGGAAAAAACCGCTATTCAAGGACAAATTTACTACCAAGATCAACCTCTTCTCCCCTATGTAGAAAAAAAAATGCAAACGATTAGAGGTAGGCGTATTGCCATGATTTTTCAAGATCCTATGACCTCATTAAACCCGACCATTACCATCGGTAAACAACTTAAGGAAGGCTATCTACACCATTTTCCCCATGCCTCCATGCAAGAAGCTCAAGACCAATCTTTAAAGCTATTAGAAGAAGTGGGGATTACCAATCCTAAGCAGTGTCTCTCTAGTTATCCTCATATGTTAAGCGGAGGTATGCGTCAAAGAGTGATCATTGCCATTGCATTGATTTGTGCACCGCAGCTTTTAATTGCAGATGAACCAACAACGGCTTTAGACCTAACCATTCAAGCACAAATTCTCGAACTACTTAAGAAAATACAAATAAAAAGAGAGATGAGCATTTTGTGGATTACCCATGATTTATCTATAGTTTCTCAATTTTGTGACCATGTAATGGTAATGTATGCAGGGCAAGTTATAGAAAGTAGCAACACCCAAAAACTCTTCTCTTCTCCTTTGCATCCCTACACACAAAGACTACTGCAAATATTACCCCAATCCCGCTTAACTCCTTTCGAACCCATTGCTGGTTTTCCTCCTGATTTAAGCACCATATTCCCTGGGTGTAGCTTTTGTGCTCGCTGCGACCAATCCATGCGCATTTGCCTTTCCCAAATGCCAACCTTAAAAGAAATCAAGCAAGATCAATTATGCGCTTGTTTTCAATACGATCCGAGGAGAAAATCATGA
- a CDS encoding ABC transporter permease has product MNELFTPLTAIERARLLDEKEEMPSTSPLRLAWSQLVKKKSALLGLSLLILLMIMAIIGPYLSPYKYYEINLPLRNQPPCRNYWFGTDDLGRDLFTRCWWGARISFFVGISASTIDLIIGVLYGVCAGFLGKKIEMRMMRMLDIFYSIPYLLFIILLITVIGSGVFTIILSLALIGWVNMARIVRSQILQIKQQGYVQAAFALGAPRWHIMRKHLIPNAVGSIMVTLTLTVPWAIFVEAFLSFLGLGVQAPTASLGMMIHDSLYAIRYYPWRLIVPAACISLSLLGLNLLAEGLREVLNPRHMQ; this is encoded by the coding sequence ATGAATGAATTATTTACCCCCTTAACTGCTATAGAAAGAGCTCGATTGCTTGATGAAAAAGAGGAAATGCCGAGCACTTCCCCTTTACGCCTAGCCTGGAGCCAACTCGTCAAAAAAAAATCTGCTTTGTTAGGGTTATCTCTTTTAATTTTACTCATGATCATGGCTATTATCGGGCCTTATCTTTCTCCTTACAAATACTATGAGATTAATCTTCCTCTTAGAAATCAACCTCCTTGTCGCAATTATTGGTTTGGAACAGATGATCTTGGAAGAGATCTATTCACGAGATGTTGGTGGGGAGCGAGGATTTCTTTTTTTGTAGGCATCTCTGCTTCTACCATCGATTTAATCATAGGTGTACTCTATGGGGTATGCGCTGGATTTTTAGGTAAAAAAATAGAAATGCGTATGATGCGCATGTTAGACATCTTTTATTCTATTCCCTATTTACTATTCATCATTTTGCTAATTACAGTCATTGGTTCAGGGGTATTTACCATTATTCTTTCTTTGGCCTTAATAGGCTGGGTCAATATGGCTCGTATTGTACGCAGCCAAATACTACAAATTAAGCAACAAGGGTATGTTCAAGCAGCTTTTGCTTTGGGTGCTCCTCGCTGGCATATCATGCGCAAGCATTTAATTCCTAATGCAGTGGGCTCCATTATGGTGACTTTGACCCTTACAGTTCCTTGGGCTATTTTTGTAGAGGCTTTTTTAAGTTTTCTTGGATTAGGAGTACAAGCTCCTACCGCTAGTTTAGGAATGATGATCCATGATAGTTTATATGCGATTCGTTATTACCCTTGGCGCCTAATTGTTCCAGCTGCTTGTATTAGCTTAAGCTTATTGGGCTTAAATTTATTAGCAGAGGGCTTAAGGGAAGTGCTTAACCCAAGACACATGCAATGA
- a CDS encoding ABC transporter permease: MLAFIIYLLLKKTSTLVSSLLAVITVTFFLMHSIPGSPFADDKLDAEISKALATHYGLDQPLWLQYVKYLKNICVFDLGPSLHYQGRAVKDVIINGFPTSFVLGLEAMTLAILAGIGLGLVSAANHLKWQDCVSMLFATFCMSLPSFILATLLQFVFAMKLDLLPVARWGSFAQSIMPALSLAALPTAFIARLTRVNLIEAMQQDYILTARAKGLGQMQIIYKHALRNAIFPVLSYLAPLSANIFIGSFAVERIFAIPGLGHSFVQSIINRDYSMIMGLTIFYSCILLLAVWLIDTIYLFLDPRLKDR, from the coding sequence ATGTTAGCTTTCATTATTTATCTTTTATTGAAAAAAACATCTACTTTAGTTAGCTCTCTTTTAGCTGTAATTACAGTGACGTTTTTTTTAATGCATTCTATTCCGGGTAGTCCTTTTGCAGATGATAAGTTAGATGCTGAAATTTCAAAAGCCCTTGCTACTCACTATGGCCTAGATCAACCTTTATGGTTACAATATGTAAAGTATTTAAAAAATATCTGTGTATTTGATCTAGGTCCTTCTCTTCACTATCAAGGAAGAGCTGTGAAAGATGTCATTATCAATGGATTTCCTACATCTTTTGTACTAGGCTTAGAGGCCATGACGCTCGCTATTTTAGCAGGTATAGGATTAGGGTTGGTTTCTGCAGCAAATCATCTTAAATGGCAAGATTGTGTAAGCATGCTCTTTGCTACTTTTTGTATGTCTTTACCTAGTTTTATTTTGGCAACCCTCTTACAGTTCGTTTTTGCTATGAAGCTTGATTTGCTACCAGTAGCTCGTTGGGGCAGTTTTGCGCAAAGCATTATGCCAGCTTTATCCCTTGCTGCTTTGCCAACAGCTTTTATAGCCAGGCTTACTAGAGTCAATTTAATTGAAGCCATGCAACAAGATTATATCTTAACCGCTCGGGCAAAGGGTTTAGGTCAAATGCAGATCATATATAAGCACGCCTTGCGTAACGCCATCTTCCCCGTTCTTTCTTATTTAGCGCCTCTTTCAGCAAATATTTTTATCGGAAGCTTTGCCGTTGAGAGAATTTTTGCTATCCCTGGCTTAGGACACTCTTTTGTACAAAGTATTATTAATCGCGATTATTCAATGATTATGGGGCTAACCATTTTTTATAGCTGTATTCTGTTGTTAGCTGTTTGGCTAATTGATACAATTTATCTATTCTTAGACCCCAGGTTAAAAGACAGATGA
- the rimO gene encoding 30S ribosomal protein S12 methylthiotransferase RimO, with protein sequence MKYPSQLKTLKNKIHFTSLGCARNLVDTEVMLGMVLKAGYQITDQLNEADFLVVNTCGFLASARQESIGSVHNFFQEKKTEAKVIVAGCMVQKHKDQLKEQFPHIHYFLGSGDVEKILEAIIADSPGEAVSNARSYLEWGEIPRQLSTPKHYAYLKIAEGCAKQCAFCIIPKIKGRLRSKPIPQILKEFRALVSQGVKEVILIAQDLGDYGKDLVDKQGLENVISLLLSEKGSFWLRLLYLYPDEITDGLIALMKADKRICPYLDMPIQHISNRILKAMKRKTSKQQIIETIGKLRKNVPNVVIRTSLMVGFPSETEEEVDELIEFIQKHPIEHIGIFKYSCEEQSTSAKLPDHIVEEVKQARFDRVAKAQMQVITQRNQKYIGQKIPVIIEDTHPDSPYLLCGRFSGQAPEIDGMVIINDARKVKNVPELYEVEITDVADYDLIGKAIRSLEKKTSLNMVV encoded by the coding sequence ATGAAATACCCTTCTCAGTTAAAAACATTAAAAAATAAAATTCACTTTACTAGCCTTGGATGTGCCCGAAACCTAGTGGATACCGAGGTTATGTTAGGAATGGTGCTAAAGGCTGGCTATCAGATTACAGATCAGCTTAATGAAGCAGATTTTCTAGTGGTTAATACTTGTGGGTTTTTAGCCTCTGCTAGACAAGAGTCTATCGGTTCGGTACATAACTTTTTCCAAGAGAAAAAAACAGAGGCAAAGGTCATTGTGGCTGGTTGCATGGTGCAAAAACATAAAGACCAGCTCAAAGAGCAATTTCCTCATATTCATTACTTTTTAGGCTCTGGGGATGTGGAAAAAATTTTAGAAGCCATTATAGCTGATAGTCCTGGAGAAGCGGTATCTAATGCCCGTAGCTATTTGGAATGGGGTGAGATACCAAGACAGCTATCCACACCAAAGCATTATGCTTATTTAAAAATAGCAGAAGGATGCGCCAAACAATGCGCTTTTTGCATTATCCCCAAGATTAAAGGCCGCCTGCGTAGTAAACCTATACCTCAAATTCTTAAAGAATTTCGTGCTCTTGTTTCTCAAGGGGTAAAGGAAGTGATTTTAATCGCTCAAGATTTAGGGGACTATGGCAAAGACCTAGTCGATAAACAAGGATTAGAGAATGTGATCTCTCTTCTTTTATCTGAAAAAGGTTCTTTTTGGTTAAGGTTATTATACCTTTATCCTGATGAGATCACCGATGGGTTAATTGCTTTAATGAAAGCTGATAAGAGAATCTGTCCTTATTTAGATATGCCCATTCAGCATATTAGTAATCGGATCTTAAAAGCTATGAAACGAAAAACCTCTAAGCAACAGATTATTGAAACAATAGGAAAGTTGCGCAAGAATGTTCCGAATGTGGTCATTCGTACAAGCTTAATGGTGGGATTCCCTTCAGAAACAGAGGAAGAAGTGGATGAACTTATTGAGTTTATCCAAAAACATCCTATCGAACATATTGGGATTTTTAAGTATTCCTGCGAGGAACAATCTACTTCTGCAAAGCTGCCAGATCATATAGTAGAAGAAGTAAAACAGGCTCGTTTTGATAGAGTAGCAAAGGCGCAAATGCAGGTTATTACCCAAAGAAATCAAAAATATATAGGGCAAAAAATACCTGTTATTATAGAAGACACTCATCCTGATTCCCCCTATCTTCTATGTGGAAGGTTTTCTGGGCAAGCACCGGAGATTGATGGTATGGTAATTATCAATGACGCTCGCAAGGTAAAAAATGTGCCCGAGTTATATGAAGTGGAAATCACAGATGTCGCTGATTATGATTTGATTGGAAAAGCCATTCGATCTTTAGAGAAAAAAACCTCACTTAATATGGTTGTATGA
- a CDS encoding class I SAM-dependent methyltransferase, which yields MYVTPEEGQKTGLFLDQREMRQLIFRHAKGKKIWNCFSYTGGLSLFALSAGAKHVTSIDVSKSAFHCSSRCIRVFTTIRSSCFCKEKARHE from the coding sequence ATGTATGTTACCCCTGAAGAGGGACAAAAAACCGGTTTATTTTTAGATCAAAGAGAAATGCGTCAACTCATTTTTCGTCACGCTAAAGGTAAAAAGATCTGGAATTGCTTTTCTTATACGGGAGGATTATCTTTATTTGCTCTATCAGCTGGTGCTAAGCATGTAACTAGCATAGATGTGAGTAAAAGCGCATTCCATTGTTCAAGCAGATGTATTCGAGTATTTACGACAATTAGATCCTCCTGTTTTTGCAAAGAGAAGGCAAGACATGAATAA
- a CDS encoding GNAT family N-acetyltransferase produces MKFKWITVDNIEYGLAKMLRWETLHKPLGLAPETEEIPGEINGLHLVVLESKKVVGSVSFSPESEIKGRIYQMVMSEEYRGRGFGRKLLCTLEKGLEKKGIYYVYLYAYKEVEGFYQQMGYQPEGPTIEKIGIPHRLMKKTLQKKEAKYGS; encoded by the coding sequence ATGAAATTCAAATGGATTACTGTTGACAATATAGAATATGGTTTAGCCAAGATGCTGCGTTGGGAAACGTTGCATAAACCACTTGGTTTAGCTCCAGAAACCGAAGAAATACCAGGGGAAATAAACGGTTTGCATCTGGTTGTTTTAGAAAGCAAAAAAGTAGTGGGCTCGGTTTCCTTCTCTCCAGAGAGTGAAATTAAGGGACGTATTTACCAAATGGTCATGAGTGAAGAGTATCGAGGAAGAGGATTTGGCCGCAAATTACTTTGTACATTAGAAAAAGGGTTGGAAAAAAAAGGCATCTATTACGTGTATCTCTATGCGTATAAAGAAGTAGAAGGTTTTTATCAGCAAATGGGTTATCAACCGGAGGGTCCTACCATTGAAAAAATTGGTATTCCACATCGACTTATGAAAAAGACACTACAAAAAAAAGAGGCAAAATATGGCTCATAA
- a CDS encoding sugar porter family MFS transporter produces the protein MAHKQRLSRYMIFVVTTACLGGLLFGYHTAIISGALIFLSPIFHLSIAEQGVLVSIILLGALAGALIGGYLADCLGRKWTIMLTAVLFILGSWITAESHSYFMLLAGRVVSGIAVGVISVTAPLYLAEIAPPNHRGAIVSTYQLFITLGILGAYIINYIYAKKADWQEMFIIGSLPAAIQLLALFFTPESPGWLFKNGKSRLAIIVLERLRLDRDWKGHIGEMKHSASSRNKKAWRLLFSSKLSPILFIGLFISAFQQITGINTIIYYAPRIFQGAGYTSAISATFATLSIGVINVLATLVSVWLLDRIGRRRLLLIGIAGMVVSLCSLAITSFLRSSLIDEMAVVSLMTYVAFFAIGLGPITWVLLSEIYPLKVRGKAMTLATFVNWLCNYFVSLTFPSLLVSMGIGGSFLAYGVISMIAFWFVLRYVPETKEKSLEEIEQILQK, from the coding sequence ATGGCTCATAAGCAGCGTTTAAGCAGATATATGATCTTTGTTGTGACAACAGCTTGTTTAGGGGGGTTATTATTTGGATATCATACAGCCATTATTTCAGGGGCTTTAATTTTTTTATCTCCGATTTTTCATCTATCTATTGCAGAACAAGGAGTATTGGTTAGCATCATCTTATTAGGAGCTCTTGCAGGGGCCTTAATAGGGGGGTATTTAGCCGATTGCTTAGGGCGTAAATGGACGATTATGCTGACAGCTGTTTTATTTATTTTGGGCTCTTGGATTACAGCGGAATCGCATTCTTATTTTATGCTGCTAGCTGGGCGTGTGGTCAGCGGGATAGCTGTTGGAGTTATTTCTGTAACAGCGCCTTTATATCTTGCTGAAATTGCACCTCCTAATCATAGAGGAGCGATCGTTTCTACTTATCAATTATTCATTACGCTCGGAATTCTTGGAGCGTATATCATTAATTATATTTATGCAAAAAAAGCAGATTGGCAAGAAATGTTTATTATTGGCAGCCTTCCTGCTGCGATTCAATTGCTTGCTCTTTTTTTTACACCGGAATCTCCTGGTTGGCTTTTTAAAAATGGGAAGTCTCGTCTTGCTATTATTGTTTTAGAGAGATTGCGTTTAGATCGAGATTGGAAGGGCCATATTGGTGAAATGAAGCATTCTGCTAGCTCTAGGAATAAAAAAGCTTGGAGGCTTTTATTCTCCTCTAAATTAAGCCCCATTTTATTCATAGGGCTTTTCATTAGCGCCTTTCAACAGATTACAGGGATTAATACGATTATTTATTACGCGCCTCGTATTTTTCAAGGAGCGGGGTATACGTCTGCTATTAGTGCTACCTTTGCTACTTTGTCCATTGGTGTGATTAATGTATTAGCCACACTTGTATCTGTTTGGCTATTAGACCGTATAGGAAGAAGAAGGTTGCTTTTGATAGGAATTGCAGGAATGGTGGTTAGTTTATGCTCTCTTGCTATTACTTCTTTTTTACGCTCTTCATTAATTGATGAAATGGCTGTCGTTAGTTTAATGACTTATGTTGCTTTTTTTGCTATTGGTTTAGGTCCAATCACCTGGGTGTTGCTCTCAGAGATTTATCCATTAAAGGTACGCGGTAAAGCAATGACTCTTGCTACATTTGTAAATTGGCTCTGTAATTATTTTGTTTCACTGACATTTCCTAGTTTATTAGTTTCTATGGGAATTGGAGGATCTTTTCTTGCTTATGGCGTGATTAGCATGATAGCTTTTTGGTTTGTGCTTAGATATGTGCCTGAAACAAAGGAGAAAAGCTTAGAGGAAATCGAACAAATTCTGCAAAAATAA
- a CDS encoding class I fructose-bisphosphate aldolase has translation MSLTHIEKLLGKKAKDLLDHTCKIPKERLHLPGPDFVDRIFSQSDRNNRVLNSLNMMFQAGRLGGTGYLSILPVDQGIEHTAGASFAANPDYFDPENIVKLAIEGGCNAVASTLGVLSMVARRYAHKIPFMLKLNHNELLSYPNKFEQTLFANVEQAYDMGCVSVGATIYFGSPECRTQIQEVSQAFALAHDLGMATVLWCYLRNPAFKTADKDFHEAADLTGQADHLGATIGADIVKQKLPVNNSGFKALKFGKQTEKMYTELCSDHMIDLCRYQVANGYMGRVGLINSGGPSEGANDLNQAVETAVINKRAGGMGLISGRKAFQRPLKEGVQILHAIQDVYLCKKVTIA, from the coding sequence ATGTCGCTTACTCATATTGAAAAGCTATTAGGTAAAAAAGCTAAAGATTTACTGGATCATACTTGTAAGATTCCTAAAGAGCGATTGCATCTACCAGGTCCTGACTTTGTCGACCGCATTTTTTCCCAATCTGATCGCAATAATCGCGTGTTAAATAGTTTAAACATGATGTTTCAAGCAGGACGCCTAGGAGGAACGGGCTATCTCTCCATTTTACCGGTAGATCAAGGAATAGAACATACAGCAGGAGCCTCTTTTGCTGCAAATCCCGACTATTTTGATCCTGAAAATATTGTAAAATTAGCTATTGAAGGAGGATGCAATGCTGTTGCTTCTACCTTGGGTGTTCTAAGTATGGTTGCGCGTCGTTATGCGCATAAAATTCCCTTTATGCTGAAGCTAAACCACAATGAGCTATTAAGCTATCCTAACAAATTTGAACAAACCCTGTTTGCAAATGTGGAACAAGCGTATGATATGGGTTGTGTTTCTGTAGGGGCAACAATCTATTTTGGTTCACCGGAATGCCGCACGCAAATACAAGAGGTGTCTCAAGCTTTTGCACTCGCTCATGATTTAGGCATGGCGACTGTCTTGTGGTGCTACTTACGCAATCCTGCTTTTAAAACAGCTGATAAAGATTTTCATGAAGCAGCTGATTTAACCGGTCAAGCAGATCATTTAGGGGCTACGATTGGAGCGGATATTGTAAAACAAAAATTACCTGTAAATAATAGTGGTTTTAAAGCGCTAAAATTTGGTAAGCAAACAGAAAAAATGTACACAGAACTCTGTTCTGATCACATGATTGATCTATGTCGTTATCAAGTGGCAAATGGTTACATGGGCCGAGTGGGTTTAATTAATTCAGGTGGGCCTTCAGAAGGAGCAAATGATTTAAACCAAGCTGTAGAAACAGCTGTTATTAATAAAAGAGCAGGCGGTATGGGCTTGATTTCTGGACGTAAAGCTTTTCAGAGACCTCTTAAAGAAGGCGTGCAAATCCTTCATGCAATCCAAGATGTATACCTCTGTAAAAAAGTTACAATTGCTTAA
- a CDS encoding transposase produces MRNQKKYDREFKLNIVKHYRESGKSMTSISRDIEVPMGTLAGWIQEFKEQGEKSFPGSGKIKPCNEEMYRLRKKLADRKQEKDILKKAMTIFSRPRKAN; encoded by the coding sequence ATGAGAAATCAAAAAAAATATGATCGAGAATTTAAGTTAAATATAGTAAAGCACTATAGAGAAAGCGGGAAATCCATGACATCGATATCCCGTGATATTGAAGTTCCTATGGGAACTTTAGCCGGGTGGATTCAAGAATTTAAAGAGCAAGGAGAAAAGAGTTTTCCTGGATCAGGCAAGATCAAACCCTGCAATGAAGAGATGTATCGCCTTCGTAAAAAATTAGCAGATAGGAAACAGGAAAAAGATATCTTAAAAAAGGCTATGACCATCTTCTCACGACCAAGAAAAGCAAATTAG
- a CDS encoding IS630 family transposase — protein sequence MIAGALCLTGMKIFTEEYKTVDADAMLDFFKKLEKQTEARIIHVILDNARSNKNKKLEEFLMSSRIKVHYLPPYSPNLNPIERLWKILKEKTVYNRYYETSVTFFQAIRGFFLEEIPKITDILKCRINDKFQVVDLNPIKLAV from the coding sequence CTGATTGCTGGAGCTCTTTGCCTGACAGGAATGAAGATTTTTACAGAGGAATATAAGACAGTTGATGCCGATGCAATGCTCGATTTTTTCAAGAAGCTAGAAAAACAGACAGAGGCTCGAATTATTCATGTAATTTTGGATAATGCGAGATCAAACAAAAATAAGAAACTAGAAGAGTTTCTGATGTCTTCTAGGATTAAAGTGCACTATCTCCCTCCTTATTCGCCGAATTTGAATCCTATTGAACGCTTGTGGAAGATCTTAAAGGAAAAGACGGTATACAATCGATATTACGAAACGTCGGTAACTTTTTTTCAGGCAATTAGAGGATTCTTCTTAGAAGAGATACCGAAAATAACAGATATTTTGAAATGTAGGATAAACGACAAGTTTCAAGTCGTTGACTTAAATCCCATTAAGCTAGCCGTTTGA